The Trachemys scripta elegans isolate TJP31775 chromosome 6, CAS_Tse_1.0, whole genome shotgun sequence genome includes a window with the following:
- the LOC117879383 gene encoding thioredoxin-like codes for MVKTVGNLEEFRSELKSAGDKLVVVDFSATWCGPCKMIKPFFHSLCEKFPDVVFLEVDVDDAQDVASECAVQCMPTFQFYKQGNKVHEFSGANREKLEENITKLR; via the exons GAAGAATTTAGGTCTGAATTGAAATCTGCTGGTGATAAGCTTGTAGTTGTTGACTTCTCGGCCACATGGTGTGGACCATGCAAAATGATCAAACCCTTTTTTCAT agtcttTGTGAGAAGTTCCCAGACGTAGTGTTTCTTGAAGTTGATGTGGATGATGCTCAG GACGTTGCTTCAGAGTGTGCAGTCCAGTGCATGCCAACATTCCAATTCTACAAGCAAGGCAACAAG GTGCATGAATTCTCTGGAGCAAACCGAGAGAAGCTTGAAGAGAATATTACCAAGCTACGCTGA